In the genome of Deltaproteobacteria bacterium, the window AAACGGCCGAGAAATTTCGCAGCAACGACCTCAAGGTACTTTCAGAGGGGCGCTCTCTCCAGGTAGAGGAGTCCGTGCCTCAGAGCGACGGCGTCCACACGTATCTTTCCGTCAAATTTCCCCTTTACGACGAGAACGGAACCACTACGGGCGTCTGCAGTATTTCTACGGACATAACGGAACTGAAGAAAGCGCAGAATCAACTCAGACGGCTGTCGGCCAGCATCATAACGAGCCAGGAAAAAGAGCGGGCGGCGATTGCCCGGGAGCTTCACGATGAACTCGGACAGGCGCTTACCGCCCTGCGCATGGATTCCGTCTGGCTGCTCGGTCGGGTGTCCAAAACAGATCCCGAAGCATCGAAGCGAGCCTTGGACATGCGTGACCTCGTCGATAAGACGATCGATGAAATCCGCGGCATGGCGCTTCGGTTGCGTCCGGGCATTCTCGATGACCTGGGTTTGATTCCGGCGCTCGAATGGTATACCAACGAATTCGAAAAGCGTACCGGCATTGAATGTATCTTGCAGCATATGAACGTGCCCGACGTGGACGAGGTGGTGGCGACCGAAGCCTATCGGATCGCCCAGGAAGCCCTTACCAACGTGGCGCGTCACTCTTCGGCCTCCCACGCGGAAGTGAAACTGCAACTCGAAAACGGCGCGTTGACGCTGGAAATTATGGACAATGGCGACGGGTTCAGCCTGGCCGACGTGGCGGAGACGGAGGGGCTGGGTCTGGCGGGAATGCGGGAGCGCGCGGGCTTGGTGGGAGGCGCCCTCGAGATACGATCCCAGCCTGGAAGGGGCACGCACGTCTGTTGCACGATCCCGATGACGGACAAGATCGGAGTGGATGATTGATCCGGGTTCTATTGGCAGATGATCACAGCATCGTTCGCGCCGGACTTCGCCGCATCATCGAAGAGAGCGGCGATATTGAAGTGATTGCCGAGGCGGCGGATGGGCGTGAAGCCATCCGGAAGATCCGCGAGACGGTTCCCGACGTGGCGGTGGTGGACATATCCATGCCGGGCCTGGATGGACTCGAGGTGATCCACGAGCTCCAGAGCGCCTGTCCGGCGTTGCCGATCCTGGTGCTCACCATGCACGAGGAAGAGCAATATGTAGTCCGCGCCATAGGCGCCGGAGCCAAAGGCTACATCACCAAACGTTCGGCTCCCGAACAGTTGGTGAAAGCCATATACAAGTTGAAGGAAGGCGGCCGCTTTCTTAGTGATTCGGCGGCGGAGTCGCTGGCGTCCCGTATGGCCGAGGGCGTTCCCGGCCGGTCGCCGCTGGACTGCCTGTCCAACAGAGAAATCCAGGTGTTGAGACGTCTGGCCCTGGGACAGACCACGCGTGAGATTGCGGAGGTGTATCACATCAGCGTAAAAACCGTGGATACCTACCGATTCCGGTTGCTCAAGAAACTCAACCTGAGAAACAATGCGGAAGTATCGAGGTTCGCCATCCAAAACCGGCTCGTCGAATTCTGATGTTCGATCTCATCGAACGACCGTACCGGCCGGTCATGCACAAGCTCCTATACGATCGTCCCTCGCCTCCCGCCGGTAACATCCGCCTGCGTGTAAGAATTTCTTTTACAGGAAAATCAGAAATCCTCCGATTCTCAAACGCCCTGTGATCCGGTATTATACAACACTCGCGAGTTTACCGTTACCATCGCGGACAAATCGAACATCCAAACTTAAGAATGATGGGGCGTAACCTATGAAAATTCATGAATAT includes:
- a CDS encoding PAS domain S-box protein — its product is MRDEDKSKEQLIKELIELRRRNAELQQSEFNRERTEAELHTTKEYLENVIENSVDAIGIVDRTGRFLLWNRRAAEIYGYSFEELRSRTAFDLYVDPVDLERMVTRLRRNDVVREYEILMKKKDKSIVPMDISISLLKDHSGRTVGSVCVARDLSERKKAEAELKRAKEKLSRYSKSLEQQVKESTRRITSILKYTPAVVYIKDRDACYTLVNARHEELFGISKEEIRGKNDYDIFPKETAEKFRSNDLKVLSEGRSLQVEESVPQSDGVHTYLSVKFPLYDENGTTTGVCSISTDITELKKAQNQLRRLSASIITSQEKERAAIARELHDELGQALTALRMDSVWLLGRVSKTDPEASKRALDMRDLVDKTIDEIRGMALRLRPGILDDLGLIPALEWYTNEFEKRTGIECILQHMNVPDVDEVVATEAYRIAQEALTNVARHSSASHAEVKLQLENGALTLEIMDNGDGFSLADVAETEGLGLAGMRERAGLVGGALEIRSQPGRGTHVCCTIPMTDKIGVDD
- a CDS encoding response regulator transcription factor, with the translated sequence MIRVLLADDHSIVRAGLRRIIEESGDIEVIAEAADGREAIRKIRETVPDVAVVDISMPGLDGLEVIHELQSACPALPILVLTMHEEEQYVVRAIGAGAKGYITKRSAPEQLVKAIYKLKEGGRFLSDSAAESLASRMAEGVPGRSPLDCLSNREIQVLRRLALGQTTREIAEVYHISVKTVDTYRFRLLKKLNLRNNAEVSRFAIQNRLVEF